The Pseudomonas putida genome includes the window ATGGCTACTCAAGCCCTTCCCTCGTTCCGTGTCTTCCTGGCCCGCCTGGCCGCTTCTGCGCGCCGCGCAGCGGCCCCAGCTCGCCCGGTGCCGTCCATGCAGCAACTGGCCGAGCGCGACCAGTTAATGGAGTCCGCCGACCTTCTGACCCTCGCACGGGCTGTTAAACGGGCCTAACCCCACTACCCAACCGAGCGCCGCGGCTTCGCCCCGGCGCTCCCCGCTGGAGAACAGGATATGTACGGACACCAGACCACGCCGACCAAGGCCGCCAGGACATGCCAGGCGCTTGCCGCCGCTGCGCGCAAGGCCGAGCTGCAACACGATTGGGAAGTGGCCGCAGAGTTCTACGAGGCCGCCGCGACGTTCATCACCAAACCGGGCGAACTGGCGCACCGCGATAGCGCCGGCTTGCTGCGCAAGGCCGCCGCATGCTGGGAAGCCGGAGATCGAGGCCAGGGCGCAGGACCTGGCCACCGTTGAGGATGTGGATTGCGCAATCCAAAAGGCCCGCTTTCGCGGGCCTTTGTCATCGTGCGACCGGCTGGAATGGCGACCCGGCGCAGTGTTCGCCGCCGCAAAGAATCGCCAGTTCAGGCTTGCCCCACACCTGCGTTGCGCACTTCGGGCACCGGTACTTGACCCGGTTTGACCGGTTCGGCGGCACCTCGGGCGGCAGCTCGACCAGCTCACCGAGCGGCCCCAGTTCATCGCCGCCCTGATCCAGAGCTTGCCCCTGGCCTTCGTCCTCACCGTCTACGTCATCGACAAACCCGCGACCGTTCGAGCCGGTCGGCGGGTCAATTTGCGGTCGTTCCGGGGGGAAACGGTCGTACCACGACAGCGAGAAGTCCCGCGTCAGCAGCTCCGCGCAGCTCACGTCAAAGCGCCCGCCTGGGATGATGTAGTGATCCATTTGTTCGCCCAGGCGCTTGCCACCAGGTGCGCCGGTATTGCTGGGCATCAGGCCCAGGGCTTCCATGCGGGCGGCCCATTCCTTGTTGTGGTAGCCACGCCGGCCAGGCGCGCCAAAGTGGAACTGCCACAGGTGCACCATTTCATGGGCCAGCACCGACAGCGTTTTGCGCAATGAGCGAATCGCGAAGTAGCCGGGGTTCATGGCGATTTCATCGGTCATTTCACCGCTACGACGGGCGAAGCGCTTGCGCGAGAAGTAGCCGTAGGTTCGGCGTTCACGCTGGAGGGTGATAAGGCAGTCCGGTAGCTGGCCGTCGAACAGCTGGACGTTGAAGTGTTCATACGCCAGTTGCAGCTCGGCATAGACCTCATGAGTCGGCAGTAGCGACATGGTGACGATCCTGTCTTGTGGATTGTGCAATCCAGTTTAATAGAAGTGGATTGCGCAATCCAGGGCGAGGCCTTCGGCGCGGGCTGTCGTGCTGCGCATCGAGCCACGGCTACGCCGCGTCTCGCCCCTTCGGGCTTCCATCCCTCTCGCCTCCGCGCCCGGTTCCCAGGCGCTGCGCGCTCCGCTTGCCGCACGGGAGCGCCTGCGGCGACTCCCACAAACGGCGAGGCCGCCTTGCGGCGGCCTCAGCGTGTGTCACAACCCGGCGCTAGCCGGCAACCAAGCGGTAGAAGAGCAGGGCACCGCCCAGGCCTCCGGCCAGGCCGGCAATGCCGGCGCAGATCGCCGCCACCCATACCGTCCGCCGCTGGGTCGCGGCCAACAGGCTCTTGGCCTGGCGGTCCAGCTTCTCCAGGGCCTTGTCATGCCGTGCCTCGGTTTCCCGAATCGCGGCGGTCAGCTCCCGATTGGCCGTCACCAGCTCGGCGCGTGCGTCTTCGACCGTGGAGGCCAGGCTTGCGCCGGCCTCCTGCATCGACTGGTGGACCTCACGGGCCGCCGCGACCGCGCCCTGGAGATCGGCCAGGATCTCTTTCGAGTCGCCCAGGAACCACTCAATTAATACTTCTTCTCTCGGTTTCCTAGAATCCATCACTGGCACTCCGGTGCACTTAGGCCGTCAAAGCGGCGAAGCATTCGTCCAAGTTAGCGCGAACGGGCTTCGCGTAACTTGTCCAACGGTGAAGGCGTGCATATTCCTTGGCCTTCTCAACATCAGTTTCGGCCTTGGCCATTGCCTTGTAGTCGGTATCTTCGCCAATCAGTTGATCGAACGACATTTTGTTGGCCGCGAGATAACCATAAACGTCGCTGTCAAACAGGAACGCGCCCGGTTTGATGGTCGCCTTCTTGGTTTTCTTTACATAGTTGTAGATCGACGGAATTTCAGCTTCGGGATTATCACGGATTCGGTTCGGCAGCAGAATGATGCGATCAGGAGAAACGCCGATGGTCGCCAGCGCCTCAACAGTTTTCAAGCTTTCCTGCCAGGCCTTTTGCTCGGGAGTTACCGGAATGATGAACTGTTCAATTTCGTCAATGAAACCGTGATAGCGCGATCCAGCCTCAAAGAACGATTCGATGTTAGAAGCGCCAATGTCAATAATGGCGATATCTTCAAGTACCAAATCCTCAATCAGCTCGCCCGCTTCGCGGCCTCGCATCGTAACCACTTCGGCAATACCCAAGTCCAGGGCCGACTGGTTAATCGACTCGATGGCAAAGAATGCCGCGCCTGGCATCCGAGGGTAGAGCAGGTGCGCTGCAATAGTGGTTTTGCCGATGCTGCCGCTGTAGTTCAAGATCGCTCGTTTCATACGCTATTTCCTTTTGCCCGTATATTTATCATCAAGATCAGAGAAATCCATGGAGTGGACTTTCTCGAAATCGCTACTGGTGACGATGCGACCCTTTACGGGTGCGCCCGCCTCGGGTGGCGTTGGTTCGTCTTTCTGGATTGCGCAATCCACATCCTTTCCCTGGCCATCACTTTCCGGTCGGGGTGGCGGTGGGGTGGTCGTCGCTGGTGTTCCAGCTCGCTCCTGCCTTGCGGCCCTCGCTCGCATCAGCGCCTTGCAAAACCCGTTAAAGCCAATCCCCATCCCGTGCTCTTCTTTGAGCGTTTTCCAAACATCCTCCCGTGAGGCTCCGGCTGTCAGTGCGGCCTCGATCTCGCCGAGCATGTTCCGCACCAGGGCCGAATCGCTCCGTGGTTTTAGTCGCGATAGTGGCATCGCTTACCCCTCGTTATCGACCTCGGGCACTTTTGTCCCCTCTTTGTCTCTGATCCGTACTCTAGCCGTCCCTTTTGACTCTGGCAAGTCCCTTTTTTGTCTCTCCGGTGTCTTCACATCGTCTCTCGGTTGTCTTCAATGCGTACTCAGTGGCACCCCTGGGCGGCGAAAAGCCCCTCACGCTGCGCGTGAGGGATCAGGAGGACGCTTTTTTGCGGCCTCCGAGGGGTGCAGACGGCTATTTTCTCCCTTAAAAGCAGAGCGGTATTTTCCCTTAACGAGCTATACACCATACGCAATGCTTCGCATCGCTAAGTCGTTGAAAAATAAAGCATTTTCAACGACTCGCGAAAAAGCGTAATACCTGCGTAAGACAAAAGTGAGTGCAAGCCCTGATTTTGCTGTATTTTGTGTCTGACACACGTCAGACAAGGAGGCCATCCGTGCCCACAGTGAGCTTTCGATGCACCGAAACACAGAAAATCGAGCTGGAAGAGCGGTCCCAGGGCGACATTTCGGAGTATGTACGCCGGCAGCTTTTCCGGCAGATGGAGCAGGAGGACACGCTAGAAATGATCCTCCAGCGCCTCGATCAACGGCCTGGCGGTGACGGCCAGCCGACCGCTGGAATCGACCGCCAGTCGATGGCCATCTTGATCGAGCTGCTATTGCTTCTGCGCACCGCGTCCAAACCGGATGCTAAGAGGGAAGCCCAGGCCGAGGTCGAGCGCCTGGGCTTCGACGTATGGGATTCATCAAAGAGGGATAGCTGATGAACGAGCGCCAACGATCTCAAATCTGCCTCGCCGTCATGGTGCTGGTGCCACTGTTCGCGTGGTTCTTTACCGCCAAGCTGATGTATGGAATTGAAAAGCAAGGCGCCCGAGACAGGGTGTTCTACCTGGCGAAAAACACGTTCACCTTGTGGCCGCTTGCGGTTGCTTTAGTTGGTGGGCTGATACTCGCGATTGCGTTGTGCGTGCTTATCGTGAAGTTGAGCAAGACCACTTTTGCCGGCGCTCACTTTGATAAGTATTTCCGTGGTAGCCAACTTGTCTCCCAGCGTGAGCTTAAACGACTGACAAAGGAGAAAGAGGAACAAATAACTATTGCCGGGGTGCCTGTTCCTATTGCTGCCGAGGCGACACACTTCTCAGTTGGCGGGGCCACGGGTACGGGTAAGAGTACGATTTTCCGCGAAATGATGTATGGCTGCATGCAGCGGAAAGATCGCATGGTAATCCTTGATCCCGATGGAGAGTTCCTATCTACCTTCTACCGCAAGGGCGATAAAATCCTGAATCCATATGATGCCAGGACGGAAGGTTGGAACTTCTATAACGAAATCCGTAGTCACTACGATTTCGAGCGCTACGCAAAATCCATTATTCAAGTTTCAGACAGTAACGACTCGGAAGAATGGAACCAGTATGGCCGTCTGCTGTTCGCAGAGGTGGCCAAGAAGCTGTATAACACCACGCGCAACCCTGGCATGCGGGAAGTATTCCGATGGACTAACGAGTGCGACTCGGAAACTCTCCAGGCTTTTGTAAAAGGCACAAGAGCCGTATCTTTGTTTACTGAAAACGAGCGCGCTACAGGCAGCGTCCGGTTTGTCCTCAGTAATAAACTACCTGCGCATTTTGATATGCCACCAGGCAATTTTTCGCTGCGCCAGTGGTGCGAAGATCCTAACGGCGGCAACTTGTTTATCACTTGGGACGAGAACATGCGCGAAGCGCTGCGCCCATTGATTAGTTGCTGGGTGGATACCATTTTCACCAGCATTCTTGGGATGAAGTCCAATCCCAAGCGCCGGATCTGGACCTTCCTTGACGAGCTGGAATCGCTGCAACGACTGCCCACCCTGGGCGACATGTTGACTCGGGGCCGGAAGAAGGGCGGTTGCGTGGTATCTGGCTACCAGTCCTACACCCAGCTCGAATCCGTGTATGGCGAGAAACTGGCTGAAACGATGCTGGCCAACCACCGGACAATGGTTGCCCTGGCCGTTGGCCGCATGGGTACGGCAACCGCCGAACGCATGTCCAAAGCCTTGAGCGAGCATGAAGTACTGCGCACCAAGGAAGGCCGCAGCTCGCGCTGGGGTGACTGGGGCACTCGCAGCGAGAACGAGGATGTGAAACCCGAGCGCATCGTTATGTCGTCGGAGATCATGGCTTTGAACAACCTCGAAGGCTTCCTGTCGTTCCCCGGAAGCATCCCGATTGCGCGTGTGACCATCGACCCGATCAACTTCACCCGCACGAACCCGGTACCGGGCATCGTCCCAAACCTTGAGATCATCTAAATGCTCGATATCACGACCATTTCTCGGCAATCACTGGGCAAAGTCGTGTCGTACTACGCGGATGGTGCGGATGACTACTACGCAAAAGACGGCGGCGCCATGCAATGGCAAGGTGCCGGCGCCGAGGCATTGGGCCTGTCCGGGGAAGTAGAGCAGGCCCGATTCCGCGAGCTATTGGATGGCCGAATTAGCGACAGCACGAAGCTCATGCGCACTGTCAAAGAGGCTGATGGCAAAGTGGTCAGCAAGGAAAGGCTTGGGTATGACCTCACCTTTTCAGCGCCCAAAGGTGTGTCGCTCCAGGCCTTGGTCCACGGTGACGCCAGCATTATCGAAGCCCACGATAAGGCGGTGGCAGCAGCCATTCGCGAGGCTGAACGGTTGTCCCAGGCCCGAATAACGGTCAACAAGAAGACCGGTACCGAGAACACCAACAACTTGGTGGTGGCCAAGTTCCGACACGAAACCTCACGCGCCCTGGACCCCGACCTGCATACCCATGCGTTCGTGCTGAACATGACCCAGCGTAGCGACGGCGAATGGCGGGCACTGAAAAATGACGGTGTGTTCAATTCGTCCATGTTCCTGGGCAACGTCTACAAGGCGGAACTGGCCCGCGAGCTGGAAAAGGCCGGCTTCCAGTTGCGCTATGAGCGCAACGGTACATTCGACCTGGCGCATTTCTCCGACGAGCAGATCCGCGAATTCAGTTCGCGCAGCCAGCAGATCGAGGCAGCGCTAGCGGCGAAAGGCCTGGACCGCAGCACAGCGTCGTATGCTGAAAAGAACCAGGCCGCGCTGGCCACCCGCGACAAAAAGCAGGGTGGAATCGACCGCGAAGAATTGCGCCAGGTTTGGCTTGAACGGTCGAGGGCTTTGGGTATCGACTACCACAGCCGCGAGTGGGCCGGCGTCGGCGCCGATGCGCAGGGCGGCAGGGAGCGAAACAGCGCCGCCACTCCGCAGATCGAGAAGCCCCTGGAGTACCGTGCCGACCAGGTGATCGAATTCGCGATCAAGAGTCTGACCGAGCGCCAGGCGGTTATCGGTCAGAAGGAGCTGATGGATACCGCGCTGCGCCACGGGTACGGCGCCCTCACCATCGACGACGTGCGCGCCGGCATCGAGCGGCGTGCCGCATCTGGCCACCTGATCCGCGAGGAACCGCTTTACTCTTCACAAAACCCTGCCGATGGAAAGAAGGGGAAGGCCGCCGAGAAGGCCCGCGAAGAGGCGCCACAGCTCAGCCGCAAGGAATGGGTGGCAACCCTTGTCCGCGCCGGCAAATCGCGCTCAGAGGCCGCCAGGCTCGTTGATGAGGGCATCCGCACCGGACGGCTGCGCCAGGGTGAAAACCGTTTTACCACGCACATCGCGCAGAAGCGCGAACGCGAGGTGCTGCAAATCGAGCGAATGGGGCGCGGTACGGTTGAGCCACGGATCTCTAAAGAAGCCGCCGAAGCCTTCCTTGCCGATCGGGGCTTGAAGGCGGAACAGCAGGCCTCGGTGATGCGGATCGCCCGCACACAAAACCAGTTCATCGGCGTCCAGGGCTTTGCCGGCGTCGGCAAAAGCTACATGACTGTAGCGGCCAAGGATCTGCTGGAGGCGAACGGATACCGTGTCACCAGCCTGGCGCCCTATGGTAGCCAGGTGAAGGCGCTCCAGGCCGAGGGTCTGGAGGCTCGTACTCTGCAATCGTTCCTCAAGGCCCGCGATAAGAAGATCGACAGCAACACCGTCGTGTTCATCGACGAGGCCGGCGTAATACCTGCGCGGCAGATGCACGAAGCCATGAAAACCATCGAGGCTGCCGGCGCCCGCGTGGTCTTCCTGGGCGACGTAGCACAAACCAAAGCCATCGAGGCCGGCAAACCCTTCGAGCAGCTGATGAAAGCCGGCATGGAAACGTCCCGGCTGA containing:
- a CDS encoding StbC — encoded protein: MQEAGASLASTVEDARAELVTANRELTAAIRETEARHDKALEKLDRQAKSLLAATQRRTVWVAAICAGIAGLAGGLGGALLFYRLVAG
- a CDS encoding sprT domain-containing protein, with the protein product MSLLPTHEVYAELQLAYEHFNVQLFDGQLPDCLITLQRERRTYGYFSRKRFARRSGEMTDEIAMNPGYFAIRSLRKTLSVLAHEMVHLWQFHFGAPGRRGYHNKEWAARMEALGLMPSNTGAPGGKRLGEQMDHYIIPGGRFDVSCAELLTRDFSLSWYDRFPPERPQIDPPTGSNGRGFVDDVDGEDEGQGQALDQGGDELGPLGELVELPPEVPPNRSNRVKYRCPKCATQVWGKPELAILCGGEHCAGSPFQPVAR
- a CDS encoding StaA, translating into MLGEIEAALTAGASREDVWKTLKEEHGMGIGFNGFCKALMRARAARQERAGTPATTTPPPPRPESDGQGKDVDCAIQKDEPTPPEAGAPVKGRIVTSSDFEKVHSMDFSDLDDKYTGKRK
- a CDS encoding StdB protein; its protein translation is MKRAILNYSGSIGKTTIAAHLLYPRMPGAAFFAIESINQSALDLGIAEVVTMRGREAGELIEDLVLEDIAIIDIGASNIESFFEAGSRYHGFIDEIEQFIIPVTPEQKAWQESLKTVEALATIGVSPDRIILLPNRIRDNPEAEIPSIYNYVKKTKKATIKPGAFLFDSDVYGYLAANKMSFDQLIGEDTDYKAMAKAETDVEKAKEYARLHRWTSYAKPVRANLDECFAALTA
- a CDS encoding conjugative relaxase, with translation MLDITTISRQSLGKVVSYYADGADDYYAKDGGAMQWQGAGAEALGLSGEVEQARFRELLDGRISDSTKLMRTVKEADGKVVSKERLGYDLTFSAPKGVSLQALVHGDASIIEAHDKAVAAAIREAERLSQARITVNKKTGTENTNNLVVAKFRHETSRALDPDLHTHAFVLNMTQRSDGEWRALKNDGVFNSSMFLGNVYKAELARELEKAGFQLRYERNGTFDLAHFSDEQIREFSSRSQQIEAALAAKGLDRSTASYAEKNQAALATRDKKQGGIDREELRQVWLERSRALGIDYHSREWAGVGADAQGGRERNSAATPQIEKPLEYRADQVIEFAIKSLTERQAVIGQKELMDTALRHGYGALTIDDVRAGIERRAASGHLIREEPLYSSQNPADGKKGKAAEKAREEAPQLSRKEWVATLVRAGKSRSEAARLVDEGIRTGRLRQGENRFTTHIAQKREREVLQIERMGRGTVEPRISKEAAEAFLADRGLKAEQQASVMRIARTQNQFIGVQGFAGVGKSYMTVAAKDLLEANGYRVTSLAPYGSQVKALQAEGLEARTLQSFLKARDKKIDSNTVVFIDEAGVIPARQMHEAMKTIEAAGARVVFLGDVAQTKAIEAGKPFEQLMKAGMETSRLTDIQRQKDPQLLEAVKLAAEGKAKQSLPLVNEIREIKEDGARYQAIVDAYAKMTKAERDQALIITGTNASRIQINEGVREALGLKGQGAEYPLLNRLDTTQAERRHSKYYGKGSIVVPEVDYKNGLQRGVQYVVLDTGPGNKLTVRGPEGETLQFTPARCTKLSVYSVERTELAAGDQVKITRNDAEKDLANGDRFVVKEIHSDRVVLEGDKGRQVELDTASAMFVGLAYASTVHSAQGLTCDKVLINLETQSRTTAKDVYYVAISRARHAAEIFTDNRQKLGDAISRLNAKAGALDIKQLQRHALERKGHDQAGKQKDAVQKQQQGQQLPAKQPKEKGRAFGL
- a CDS encoding type IV secretion system DNA-binding domain-containing protein; amino-acid sequence: MNERQRSQICLAVMVLVPLFAWFFTAKLMYGIEKQGARDRVFYLAKNTFTLWPLAVALVGGLILAIALCVLIVKLSKTTFAGAHFDKYFRGSQLVSQRELKRLTKEKEEQITIAGVPVPIAAEATHFSVGGATGTGKSTIFREMMYGCMQRKDRMVILDPDGEFLSTFYRKGDKILNPYDARTEGWNFYNEIRSHYDFERYAKSIIQVSDSNDSEEWNQYGRLLFAEVAKKLYNTTRNPGMREVFRWTNECDSETLQAFVKGTRAVSLFTENERATGSVRFVLSNKLPAHFDMPPGNFSLRQWCEDPNGGNLFITWDENMREALRPLISCWVDTIFTSILGMKSNPKRRIWTFLDELESLQRLPTLGDMLTRGRKKGGCVVSGYQSYTQLESVYGEKLAETMLANHRTMVALAVGRMGTATAERMSKALSEHEVLRTKEGRSSRWGDWGTRSENEDVKPERIVMSSEIMALNNLEGFLSFPGSIPIARVTIDPINFTRTNPVPGIVPNLEII